A stretch of DNA from Candidatus Neomarinimicrobiota bacterium:
CTGGGAGTGAAGGTTGTTCTGTCGGCACGACGGGAAGAAGAACTGGAAAAAGTTGCACAGGAGATTCGTGCCAAGGGAGGACAGGCGGTGGTAGCGGCCGCTGACGTGACCAGTCCGGAGAGTGTGACTGCTGTTGTGCAGACGGCGGTGGATGAACGGGGCGGCGTCGATATCATGGTCAATTGTGCCGGTGTAGCCGGTCCCATGACGTTTGCAGAGACGCCTCCCGAGAGGATCCGCCAACATATTGAAGTCAACTACCTC
This window harbors:
- a CDS encoding SDR family oxidoreductase yields the protein MSYQFDGKGAIVTGASSGIGRGIALRFAELGVKVVLSARREEELEKVAQEIRAKGGQAVVAAADVTSPESVTAVVQTAVDERGGVDIMVNCAGVAGPMTFAETPPERIRQHIEVNYLGAVEFVRNVLPHMKSRESGYILNISSMSGLKGLPTYVSYGASKFALTG